The Paraburkholderia fungorum genome window below encodes:
- a CDS encoding S9 family peptidase, with amino-acid sequence MATEGQQKSNGSSVVKQYAVRDFFRRPDKHGFTLAPDGRHLSFLARRSGRQNIFVQKIDADGTPLGEPRPLTDETERDVPGHAWKGNDHILFVKDFGGDENFHVLSVPVEGGEPRDLTPFGGVKASIVDDLRDDDRHVLIQMNRRDPQVFDVFRVDVVTGELTPIAENPGNVMGWMTDHEGQLRVAIATDGVNNTLLYRDVETEPFRAIVTTNFRESVSPMFFTFDDKRLYVLSNRNRDKAALFEFDPQTGQEGELLFETLHVDVGGLAYSEHRRVLTAATYVDDRVHRHFFDDWARDVIADLERQLPGQEVNLVSITRDESRAIVRAGSDRSAGSVWIYDVASRRLSQLAEMMPWLDSADMVPMSPIQFTARDGLQLNGYLTLPAGFELGQKLDKPLPLIVNPHGGPWARDNWGFNVEAQLLANRGYAVLQVNFRGSTGYGRAFWEASFGQWGRTMQNDIDDSVDSLVAQGIVDPARVGIYGASYGGYATLAGVAFTPERYAAAVDYVGVSNLFTLLESMPPYWKPMLDMMYEMIGNPQTEEGKQALHDASPLFFVDRIVTPLLVAQGANDPRVKQAESDQIVEALRARGVDVKYVLKENEGHGFHNEENQIEFYEAMEMFFAEHLGGLSRQ; translated from the coding sequence ATGGCGACTGAAGGTCAGCAAAAGAGTAACGGCAGTAGCGTAGTCAAACAGTATGCGGTGCGAGACTTCTTCCGCAGGCCGGACAAACATGGATTCACGCTTGCGCCTGACGGACGTCATCTGTCCTTTCTCGCGCGACGCTCCGGTCGTCAGAACATCTTCGTGCAGAAGATCGATGCGGATGGCACGCCGCTTGGCGAGCCGCGTCCGTTGACCGACGAAACAGAGCGCGACGTGCCCGGCCATGCATGGAAGGGCAATGACCACATTCTGTTTGTCAAAGACTTTGGCGGTGACGAAAACTTCCATGTGCTGTCGGTACCGGTCGAAGGCGGCGAGCCGCGCGACCTGACGCCGTTCGGCGGCGTGAAGGCGAGCATCGTCGACGACCTCAGGGACGATGACCGCCACGTGTTGATTCAGATGAACCGGCGTGATCCGCAGGTGTTCGACGTTTTTCGTGTCGATGTCGTGACTGGCGAACTGACGCCGATCGCCGAGAATCCGGGCAACGTGATGGGCTGGATGACCGATCACGAAGGACAATTGCGCGTCGCAATCGCGACGGACGGCGTCAACAACACGCTGCTTTATCGCGACGTGGAAACCGAGCCTTTCCGCGCGATCGTCACCACCAATTTTCGCGAGTCCGTTTCGCCGATGTTCTTCACGTTCGACGACAAACGGCTTTACGTGTTGTCGAACCGCAATCGCGACAAAGCCGCGCTGTTCGAATTCGATCCGCAAACCGGGCAGGAGGGCGAGTTGCTGTTCGAGACATTGCATGTCGATGTGGGCGGTCTTGCATACTCGGAGCATCGTCGCGTGCTGACTGCCGCGACTTATGTCGACGACCGCGTGCATCGTCATTTCTTCGACGACTGGGCGCGTGATGTCATCGCCGATCTCGAACGTCAGTTGCCCGGTCAGGAAGTCAACCTCGTGAGCATCACGCGTGACGAATCGCGCGCGATCGTGCGAGCCGGAAGTGATCGTTCCGCCGGTTCGGTGTGGATTTACGATGTTGCGAGCCGGCGTCTTTCGCAGCTAGCGGAAATGATGCCGTGGCTCGACTCCGCCGATATGGTGCCGATGTCGCCGATCCAGTTCACGGCGCGCGACGGCTTGCAGCTCAACGGCTACCTGACGTTGCCTGCCGGATTCGAGTTGGGGCAGAAGCTCGACAAGCCGTTGCCGCTGATCGTCAATCCGCATGGTGGTCCGTGGGCGCGCGACAACTGGGGCTTCAATGTCGAAGCGCAATTGTTAGCGAACCGGGGTTATGCGGTGCTGCAGGTCAATTTCCGCGGCTCGACCGGATACGGCCGGGCCTTCTGGGAAGCGAGTTTCGGGCAATGGGGCCGCACGATGCAGAACGATATCGACGACAGCGTCGATTCGCTCGTGGCGCAAGGCATTGTCGATCCGGCGCGCGTGGGTATCTACGGGGCGAGTTACGGCGGCTATGCGACGCTCGCGGGTGTTGCGTTCACGCCGGAACGTTATGCGGCTGCGGTCGATTATGTCGGCGTATCGAATCTCTTCACGCTGCTCGAATCGATGCCGCCGTACTGGAAGCCGATGCTCGACATGATGTACGAGATGATCGGCAATCCGCAAACGGAAGAGGGAAAACAGGCATTGCACGATGCGTCGCCACTCTTTTTCGTCGATCGGATCGTGACGCCGCTACTGGTTGCGCAGGGTGCGAATGATCCGCGCGTCAAGCAGGCAGAGAGCGATCAGATCGTGGAGGCATTGCGTGCGCGCGGAGTCGATGTCAAATACGTGCTCAAGGAAAACGAGGGGCACGGCTTTCACAACGAAGAGAACCAGATCGAATTCTATGAGGCGATGGAGATGTTCTTTGCAGAGCATCTGGGAGGTTTGTCGCGGCAATAG
- a CDS encoding cytochrome b, producing MTTPIHDRFTPLQRALHWIMAVCILAMLFIGVGMVSTVRPDYLSLVSIHKPLGIVILVLALIRLVVRLTRGAPPLPASMPAPMKLAAYLSHLAFYALMIALPLLGWGMLSAADYPVVVFGVHLPAILPHSNSLHTLLWNAHRTLALCFFALIVLHLAAALLHALVRRDGVFQAMSPWR from the coding sequence ATGACCACGCCGATCCACGATCGCTTCACTCCGTTGCAGCGCGCACTTCACTGGATCATGGCGGTCTGCATTCTGGCGATGCTGTTCATCGGCGTCGGCATGGTGTCGACGGTTCGTCCGGATTATCTGTCGCTGGTGTCGATTCACAAGCCGCTGGGCATCGTGATTCTCGTGCTGGCGCTGATCCGTCTGGTGGTCAGGCTGACGCGCGGCGCGCCGCCGTTGCCCGCATCGATGCCCGCGCCGATGAAGCTCGCCGCCTACCTGTCGCATCTCGCGTTCTACGCGCTGATGATCGCGTTGCCGCTGCTCGGCTGGGGGATGCTGTCGGCGGCGGATTATCCGGTTGTCGTGTTCGGCGTGCACCTGCCGGCGATCCTGCCGCATAGCAACAGCTTGCACACGCTGCTGTGGAACGCGCACCGAACTCTCGCGCTGTGCTTCTTCGCGCTGATCGTGCTGCATCTGGCGGCGGCGTTGTTGCACGCGCTGGTCAGGCGCGACGGCGTGTTTCAGGCGATGTCGCCGTGGCGGTGA
- a CDS encoding catalase family peroxidase: protein MADRPSSSTSTVRSLVLIAVVVVALVAAFAYTAGWLSPGRLTPAKIVNGLAPPGGAALGFRRNHAKGICFTGSFESNGAAAALSQAPMLAAGSFPVTGRFNLATADPKAPDATVRVRGLSLRIVAPGGSEWRTAMIDAPFFPVATPQAFYGLLQASANKSDPDAMKNFAAAHPEFGHFVAWAGSAPWMGSYAQERFNSLNSFIFTNASGEDQAVRWSFIPQAQPEAVPHDQLAARGADFLASEITQRVQGAPQKWTLVVSVANPGDPTADPSQAWPDDRRKVEAGTLVVSTIEPEADGPCRDINFDPTVLPTGMRVSDDPFPAARSAAYSVSFNRRTAEDKDYPRHPAGGATP, encoded by the coding sequence ATGGCCGACAGACCGTCCTCCAGTACGTCCACAGTCCGCTCGCTGGTCCTGATTGCCGTCGTCGTGGTCGCGCTGGTCGCGGCCTTCGCCTATACGGCCGGCTGGCTCTCGCCGGGGCGCCTCACGCCCGCGAAGATCGTCAACGGCCTCGCGCCGCCGGGAGGCGCGGCGCTCGGCTTCCGGCGCAACCACGCGAAGGGCATCTGCTTCACCGGCAGTTTCGAATCGAATGGCGCGGCGGCCGCCCTGTCGCAAGCGCCCATGCTCGCGGCCGGTTCGTTCCCGGTGACCGGCCGGTTCAACCTCGCCACCGCCGATCCCAAAGCGCCGGACGCCACGGTCCGGGTGCGCGGCCTCAGTCTGCGGATCGTCGCGCCGGGCGGCAGCGAATGGCGCACGGCAATGATCGACGCACCGTTCTTCCCGGTCGCCACGCCTCAGGCCTTCTACGGACTGCTGCAGGCATCGGCCAACAAGAGCGATCCGGACGCGATGAAAAACTTTGCCGCCGCGCATCCCGAGTTCGGTCATTTTGTCGCGTGGGCGGGCAGTGCGCCGTGGATGGGCTCGTATGCGCAGGAGCGCTTCAACAGCCTGAACAGCTTCATCTTCACCAATGCGTCGGGCGAGGATCAGGCGGTGCGCTGGTCGTTCATCCCGCAGGCGCAACCGGAAGCGGTGCCGCACGATCAACTCGCGGCACGCGGCGCCGACTTCCTCGCTTCGGAGATCACGCAACGGGTGCAAGGTGCGCCGCAAAAATGGACGCTGGTGGTGTCGGTCGCCAATCCCGGCGATCCGACCGCCGACCCCAGCCAGGCCTGGCCGGACGACCGCCGCAAGGTCGAAGCGGGCACGCTGGTGGTCAGCACGATCGAGCCCGAGGCGGACGGTCCATGCCGCGACATCAACTTCGATCCGACCGTGCTGCCGACGGGCATGCGCGTCTCGGACGATCCGTTTCCCGCCGCGCGCTCGGCCGCGTATTCCGTCTCGTTCAACCGGCGGACCGCCGAGGACAAGGACTATCCGCGCCACCCGGCGGGAGGAGCCACGCCATGA